The Heliorestis convoluta genome includes the window AGTTACTGTTATAGGGAAAGAGAAAAGAGGGTTATGTCTTGAAATACAAAGAACTTTCAGAAGATACAGAAAGATTGCTTAATAATCTGATAGATTGCTTTGCCATCTATCAAGCCCTTCTTGATGAAAAAGGAGACCCAGAAGATTTTACTGTTGTCTACCTCAATCGTGCAGCCCTTCAGTTTATTCGACGAGGAAAAGAAGATATTATCGGAAGAAAATTAAGTGACCTTATTCCAAATTTTCGGCGCTCCCGAATGTTTGTACTCCTCTGTGACGTTGTGAAAAAGAATAGACCTACAGAAATGGATTGCTTTGAATCGCTTAACTTTGCCCATGAGAGGAAGCTCGCCCAGGTTAGAATCAGTTACTATAAGGAAAAGACAGTGGCCGTTTCCTGGCGTGATCAATCACAACAGATAGAAATGGAAGAGTCTTTTTATCAGTGTGAGGAACGTTTTCACAAAATTTTTAACGCCAGTCCCATTCCTATGATGATTTTTGATTTTGCGACTGAAGCTATTATTAATGTTAATCAAAGTTTTTTGCAGATCGCAGAATATGATCGAGAAGAGGTAGTAGGTCGAACGACAAAAAATATTCTGCTTTACGATAGAATGGAAGATCGCAGTAAAATATACAAGCAGATAGGAGAAAGAGGATCCATTCGTAATTATCAATTGAATTTTCGCACTAGAACAAACCGATTGTGGGTAGGCTTATTTTCAGCGGAATTGATAACAATTAACAAAAAACCTTGTCTCTTGGTCCAGATTAATGATATTACAGATAAAAAAAAGTTAGAGAATGAATTAATTCGGTTAGAACGATTAAATCTTGTCGGTCAACTAGCAGCAGGTATTGGCCATGAGATACGCAACCCTTTAACAAGCGTACGAGGTTTTTTGCAGCTCCTACAAGGAAAGAAAGAGCTTGAACATTACGATAACTATTTTGATTTGATGATCGACGAACTTGATCGCGCGAATCAAATTATCACTGATTATCTTTCTCTTTCTACAATAAAGCATGATAGGAGAGAGGAAAAAGAGCTTCACTCTATTGTTCTGGCTCTTCATCCTTTAATTCAAGCAGAAGCATTAAATGCGAACAAACATGTCAGATTCGATGTACAAGAAATACCGATTTCTCTCTACATCGATGAACAAGAAATAAAACAATTATTATTGAATATGGTGCGCAATGGCTTTGAAGCCATGTCAGATGGTCAGACTTTATCGATACGTACTTACATGTCTGGTGATGAAGTCATTCTAGCAATTCAAGATGAAGGCAAGGGCATTGATGTGGACATTCTATCTAAGCTTGGTACACCATTTATGACTTCTAAAGAAGCTGGGACCGGTCTGGGTTTAGCCATTTGCTACAATCTTGCTGCTAGAAATAACGCAACAATTCATGTTGAAACGAGTGATAAGGGCACCACCTTTTATATACTTTTTAAGAATTAAAAAGCACCCGCGGTCTAGATTGACCATGGGTGCTTTTCCTTTTATGGTAAAATAACAACGATTTCACGGTTTTCTTCTTTATACTCCACTTGATAACCTAACTCTTCGCTGATAAGTCGAAGAGGTGCGAAAGCTCTATCTTCTTGCACAGGCAAAGATTGCAAAGACAAGGTGAGAGAGCGACCCTGGAAAAGGACTAACGCTTCCTCTCTATCTTCATCATGGGATGCGACACCACCAAGTGCTTCGATGAGAAAACGAAGAGGCAGATAGGCACGATCTTCTCGTATCATCGGCGCTTGTTCAATGAAGAATTCTTTACCTGATAGGACTGCTTCGGGACGATCGAGATAGAGACGAAGCTCTCTTTGCGTCGGTGGCTCTAAAACTTCTTTGGCTCGTAAAAGCTGTAGACTTCTAGTACTAACAGGAAGGTCCGGCGCAAGTCCAACTTGATCAATCATCCTCCCCTGCGGTGACTGATATCGAGCAATTGTAGCTTTCAAGACACCGCCAGATTCTAAAGGAAAGAGACTTTGTACAGAGCCTTTGCCAAAACTGTTAGATCCAATAAGAAGAGCCTGGGAACGTTCTTGTAAAGCCGCACTTAGCAGTTCTGCAGCACTTGCTGTATGATGGTCAATGAGGACAGCCATGGGAAGAATCGTCTCTGACCCTTCTGTTCGAAAGATGCTTTTATCCCCATCGTTATAAATAAGGTAATATAAAGTCCCTTCTGGTAAAAGGAAGTCTCCAATTGATTGAGCCGCTGTCATAGAACCACCGCCATTGCCGCGCAGATCAAGAAGCAATTTTTCCATGCCTTGTTCTATCAGATCGTTATAAACATTGGCAAAGTCCTCGCCTGCTTGTTCTCCAAAGCTATAGAGACGAATATAGCCAATGGACTCTCCGACGATCTCTCCTTCCGCTTGCGGTATAGAAATGCGTTCTCGAGTCATTGTTAGTTCATAAGGTTCACCGGTTCGAGAATTGTTCAATCTCATTGTAACAGAAGTTCCTTCTGGTCCTCGTACCTGGCTAGCCACGAGATCTGTTGTGACACCTTTCGTAAGCAGATCGTCAACCTGTAAGATAGTATCACCTTTGCCAATACCTGATTTTTCAGCCGGTGAATCAGGAAACACTCTGTCGACGACAGGGTAATCATCAATTTGCGTAATGACCATGCCAATACCAGCGTAGTTCAAATTTAGAGAGTCGAGCAAAGCCTGTTCTTCCTCCGGTGTTAGATAGCTCGTATAAGGATCACCCAAGGCCTCTAAAATTTCATCAATTGAATTATGCTGGAGGATCGCGGCTCCAGGTTGGTCAATGTGATGATATTGCAACAACTGACGCACTTCTTCTAGCAACGCATCTGTGTCTTCTCTTTCACTAGCAACGATTGCTTCCTGTACTTCTACTGCTTCACTTAAAACAATTTCAGCAAGTTGATTTTGACTGCTTTGGTGATAAGCTTGTACAGGTATAAACGTTAAAAAGACAAGGAAAAGAAAAGTGAAAATAACAGTACCTTTCATAGTAGCGCCCCCCTTTGATTGAGAAAGGATACCTTGGTTACTACAGTAAAAGTGGTAGCAGTAGATATTGATAACAATACCTACTAGATTATACTCTATCTGCTTCTGCTTGTCAGTTAGATGGAGCAATAAGAATGGCTCAGTTTGTTACTTTTTTCTCACATCTAACGATACTTTGCCCTTTCGTTCTTTTCTCAAAAAAAGTATTGACAAAAAAGTGGTAACCTGATAATTTTGAGTAGAGATGAGTTTAGAGTTGAGTAGAGTTGAGAAGAGTAGAGTCGAGCGGAGAATGAGCGGGGTCTTTCTATTTATGTATGAAAGAACCGGTCTACTTCGGTAGGCCGGTTTTTTGTTATGCTTTTTTAAGAAATTTAACTTTTTCGCTTGTCGATATAGAAAGGGAGAGTTCATATGAATGGGATCATCGGTTGTCAAGATTTTATGGAACAAAGTAAAAAGTATCGTTATATTCCCATGCACAGTACTTTCTCAGCAGACTTAGATACACCGATTACGTTTTTTCACAAGTTGACAGGTCATGGCCTGGGATACTTATTAGAAAGTGTAGAGCGCGGTACTGTTCTGGGTCGCTACTCCTTCGTAGGCGCAGAACCTATGGCCTTTTTTACTTGGCCCGTAGATGATAACAAGGGAAAAGAGGCCTGCACAGAGAAAAGAGACCCTTTGCTTGCTTTAAGGCATTGGTTAGAGCAATTGCAAGTAGCGCCGCTTTCAACAGAAGGTGAACTTCCTCGGTTCTATGGCGGTGCTGTTGGCTACTTTGCTTACGATTTGATTCGCTATTATGAACGATTGCCAGAAAGGGCTGTCGATGATCGCTCTTTACCAGAAGCTTCTCTGATGGTAACACGCTACACCCTGGTTATTGACCACCTGCGTCACAAAGCGACGTTGGTCTATCTTGCAGAAGCAGGCGATGAAGAAGCCTATCATTTTGCTCTAGAACAATTGCAAGAAAAGTTGCACCTTCTAAAAGCACAGCTAGAACCATCTTCTTTTGAAAAAGCTTTACTTGAAAAGCAAGGTCAAACCTTTGCAGGGAAAGCAGAAGTTACATCTACATTCAATCAAGAGACATTTTGCCGGGCTGTAGATAAGTGCAAAGAATATATTGCAGCCGGCGATGTTTTTCAAGTTGTATTGTCACAGCGCTTTTCACGACCTTTACGGGTCCATCCTTTTAATATCTATCGCTCTTTGCGGTCCCTCAATCCATCGCCTTATCTTTTTTATTTGAACTTACCAGGCTTAACACTGGCCGGTTCTTCGCCGGAGTTGCTTGTTCGAGCAGAAGGCAATCATTTAGAGACCCATCCGATAGCAGGTACAAGGCGAAGAGGCAAAGATGAAGCAGCAGATCGTGAGTTGGCAGAAGATTTGTTGAGCGATCCAAAAGAAAGAGCAGAACATCTGATGCTGGTCGATCTGGGCCGCAATGACATAGGAAGAGTGAGTCGTACAGGTACAGTAAAAGTAGATCGTTTTATGGAAGTAGAGAAATACTCTCATGTGATTCACTTGGTCAGCAAAGTAACTGGCGAGATTGCAGAAGATAAGACAGGTCTCGATGCTTTGGCCAGTGTAATGCCAGCCGGTACCCTTAGCGGTGCTCCCAAAGTTCGAGCTATGGAGATTATTGATGAGCTAGAGCCTGTTCGGCGAGGTCCCTATGGTGGCGCTGTAGGATACCTTGGCTTCGATGGGAATTTAGATTCTTGTATCACCATTCGTACGATGGTCATGCACAATAACCAGGTTGATATTCAAGTTGGTGCCGGTGTTGTCGCTGATTCCGTACCAATTCTAGAATATGAAGAGACCATGAACAAAGCACGAGCCCTTTTTGAAGCGATTGATCGGGCGGAAGGAGAATTTCTATGATCGTAATGATCGACAACTACGATTCCTTCACCTATAACCTCGTCCAGTATCTCGGGGAGTTAGGAGAACAAATACAAGTTTTTCGCAATGATCATGTAGAGATAGCGGAGATTGAAAAATTGCAACCTCAGCACATTGTTATCTCGCCAGGGCCTTGTACGCCCAACGAAGCAGGCATATCGATGGATGTAATTCGACACTTTGCTGGTTCTATCCCTATCCTCGGAGTCTGCCTCGGTCATCAATCGATTGGGCAAGTTTTCGGAGGAAGAGTGATTCGAGCAAGCCGCTTGATGCATGGAAAGACCTCGCCGATTTCTCATGATGGCAAGACAATTTTCGAAAATTTACCCGATCCTTTTACGGCAACGCGCTATCACTCACTGGTGGTAGAACAAGCAACTTTACCAGATTGTCTCGAAGTGTCAGCACGAAGCGATGATGGAGAAATTATGGGGTTGCGTCACAAAGAATTCTGCGTCGAGGGAGTGCAGTTTCACCCGGAATCCATTTTAACAGATAATGGGAAAGGCCTATTAAAGAACTTCTTAAATTTACGATAGCATGAAGGTGAGTAGAGATGAGTCATTTGCAAGAGGATATTGCTCGTGAGAGCTTGTTGACTCTGCTAGATGGGGAGCTTTTAGGAGAGAAGAGAGCAGAATCACTTATGAACGCTGTTATGGAAGGCAAGGTGCCTCCCATACAACTTGCAGGTATCTTGGTGGCTTTGCGGTTTATGGGAGAAAGAGAAGAAGAGTTGACAGGTCTGGCGCGAGCTATGCGCAACCGCGTCTATAGAGAGATGACTCCCTTTGTTCCTGCCAATTACCATGAGATCAAAGACTCTGTTGTAGATACTTGTGGTACCGGTGGCGATGGTGCAGGCACTTTTAATATCTCAACGGCGACAGCGATGGTAGTCGCAGCTGCAGGTGTTCCTGTAGCCAAACATGGCAACCGTGCTGTATCAGGCAAAGCAGGATCAGCAGATGTGTTGGAAGCGTTGGGCCTTGCTGTAGATTGTTCTCCCGAAAAATCATTTCAATGTCTCATGAAGACTGGCTTTGGCTTCTTTTTCGCACCGCAATGTCATCGGGCCATGGCTCATGCAGGACCTGTTCGTCGGGAACTGGGAGTGCCGACCTTATTCAATCTGTTAGGGCCTCTTACCAATCCCGCAGGTGCGAAGAGGCAATTGGTAGGTGTCAATCGTCCTGAACGAGTAGAATTGATGGCTCGAGTCTTGCGAGGTCTCGGTGTTACAAAAGCTTGTGTTGTTCATGGTCACGGCGGCCTAGATGAACTGACACTTACAGGCCCTTCGCAAGTGGCCTTCTTGAAAGAAGGAGAAATCGAGAACACCCTTATTGATCCGAAAGATTATGGTTTTTCTTACTGCCACATAGAAGAAGTAACAGGTGGAACAAAAGAAGAAAATGCAGCCATTCTTGAAAAAATATTTTATGGAGAGAAAGGTCCACAACGTGACATTGTTGTCTTGAACGCAGGTGCTACCTTCTATGTTGCTGATATTGTATCAGATTTGCGTGAAGGGATTGCACTTGCGGAAGTAACGATTGATAGCGGAAATGTTATCGCTTTATTACAAAAGATTAGAACTTTTATGCAGTAAAAGGAGGCGCAATTCTTGGCACAACCTCAAGTTACTTTAGAAGGTTTTCTGCAAAGGGTATGGGATTGCAAGCAAAAAGAGCTTGCAGAGGCAAAAGCAAAAGTTTCTTTTAAGGATTTAGAAAATGAAGTGGTCAACGTACCAGCGCCTCTCGATCTAGCCCAAGCGCTTCGGAATAAGGGCAACCCTATGAAAGTTATCGCTGAGATCAAGAGAGCCTCTCCATCTAAAGGCCTTCTTCATGGTAGTCTACAAGCGCCTGTAATGGCTAAAACGTATGAACAAGCTGGTGCAGCAGCTATCTCGGTCTTAACAGAAGAAAAATATTTTCAAGGCTCCTTACAAGATCTTCGAGATGTAAGAAATCAAGTGAACATTCCTTTGCTGCGAAAAGACTTTCTTTCGGATCCTTATCAGATTGTAGAAGCGAGAGTAGCCGGTGCTGATGCAGTTTTGCTTATTGCAGCTTTTCTTGGGCCTGCCTTGTTAACAGAAATGGTGCAGGCAGCCCTTCATTATAAAGTACAGCCGCTCATTGAAATTCATGATAGCCATGAAATTGCCTGGGTCAATGAAGCCATAACAAGTGGACAGAAAACAGATAGACAGTGGCAACCGATTGTGGGGATCAATGCCAGAAACCTACAAAGCCTTGTTGTTGATAAAGAACAGGTCTTAGAACTGGGAAAACAACTGCCTCAAGACCTGATTAAAGTCGCAGAAAGTGGCCTTAAAGAGCCAGAAGAAGTCTTAAAAGCAAAGCAAGCTGGCTTTGATGCCATATTGGTAGGAGAAGCATTGGTTACAGCAGACTATGCAGGCACAGCTCTAAGGAACCTAGTCAGTTTAACTTGAGGAGGCAATATCGACCGTGGCACGGGTAAAAATTTGCGGTATCGGTACCTATGAAGACGCTATGGTGGCGATTGAAAGTGGCGCCCATGCTATTGCTTTTAACTTTGTTCGAGCTTCTAAGCGCTATATTAACCCTGAAAAAGCGCGAGACATCATCTTGCAGCTACCACCTTTTGTATCGATAGTCGGTGTCTTTGCTGATGAACCTCGCTATAGTGTAGAAGAAATTGCTTCTTTATGTCGTCTTCAAGTTCTTCAGTTTCATGGCCAGGAATCGCCGGAATATTGTCGTCGATGGTCCTATCATACGATCAAAGCGTTTCGTCTTGCTGACGCTAAGAATGACATAGCGAAACAAGAACAGAGCAACGCTTTGTTCAGTTCATGGACTGCTCTGTTAGAAGAATCACAACAATATGACGTCGATGCTTTTCTCGTAGATGCCTACAGCCCTGGTGCATTGGGTGGGACAGGCAAAGCTTTTGATTGGTCTAAGATAGATGGCCCTCTTTCCAAACCTTTTGTTTTAGCGGGTGGACTTAATCCAGACAATGTAGCAGAAGCTGTAAGAATAGTTAAGCCCTATGGCGTTGATGTTGCTTCCGGTGTTGAAGTAGGTGGACGAAAAGATCCTGCCAAAGCCAAAGCATTTATCAATGCTGTTCATAAAGGAATAAGTCTCTACGGTGTTTCAATCTAATAACAAAGGTCCAAAAGGAGATTCAGAGATGTCAACAACTATAAAAGCCGGTCGCTTTGGTTATTTCGGTGGATCCTATGTACCGGAGACATTAAAGCCGGCCTTAGAAGAACTAGCGCAAGCCTATGAACAATACTCTCAAGATGAAGAGTTTCAAAATGAATTTATCTCTTACTTGAATGACTATGCAGGCAGGCCAAGCTTGCTTTATAAAGCAAATCGGTTAAGTGAACGCCTTGGTGGCGCTACGATTTATCTTAAACGAGAAGATCTAAATCATACAGGGTCACATAAGATTAACAACGTTCTTGGTCAAGCCTTATTAGCTTATAAAATGGGCAAAAAGCGTGTGATTGCCGAAACAGGCGCTGGTCAACATGGTGTAGCTACGGCAACAGCCTGCGCCCTCTTTGGATTATCTTGCGAAGTTTATATGGGTGCTGAAGATGTGAAACGACAGGCCCTTAATGTATTGCGTATGGAACTTCTTGGCGCCAAAGTGATTGCTGTAGACAAAGGCACAGCGACACTAAAAGATGCGATCAATGAAGCGCTTCGTGACTGGGTCACAAACGTTGATAGTACTTACTATTGCTTTGGGACTGCTGCTGGACCCCACCCTTATCCAAGTATTGTTCGAGACTTTCAATCGATCATTGGTAAAGAAGCACGAAAGCAAAGCTTACAAGCAGAAGGACGTTTGCCAGATGCTGTTATCGCTTGTATCGGCGGTGGTAGCAATGCCATGGGCATCTTCTCAGGCTTTATCGATGATCAAGAAGTGCCCCTGATTGGCGTAGAAGCAGGCGGCACAGGAATGGAACAAGGAAAGCATGCGGCCTCCCTCGTTGCTGGCAAGCCTGGTGTCTTACATGGGGCTCGTTCTTATCTATTGCAAGACCAATATGGTCAAGTTTTATCGACCCATTCCATTGCAGCAGGCTTAGACTATCCTTCTGTCGGTCCCCAGCTTGCTTACTTAAAAGATTGTGGTAGAGCAAACTTCGAAGTTATTACAGATCGTGAAGCTCTTGATGCCTTTGCTCTTTTAGCAAGTACCGAAGGGATATTGCCCGCTTTAGAAAGCTCTCATGCTGTTGCTCAGGCGATAAAAGTGGCACCTGCTATGAGAAAAGATCAATTTATCATTGTCAACCTTTCTGGTCGAGGCGACAAAGATGTGCATACACTGGCAGAGGAGATGGGCAAGAAATGGTAGAAGAAATGAAGAAAGGAACATACAAAGCCTTACGGGGGACTCAAAAAATTGAAGCCACCTTCGAAGCCTTGAGAAAAAAAGGCAGCAAAGCTTTTATTCCTTATATTACAGCAGGCGATCCTGATATAGCGACAACGAAAGAACTGGTTCTGGCCTTAGAGAACGAAGGGGCTCACATCATTGAGCTTGGAGTGCCTTTTAGCGACCCCGTAGCCGATGGACCTATCATACAAGAAGCCACAGCGCGCTCTCTTGCTGCCGGCACGACTTTGGCATCAGTCCTTGATCTGGTAAAGCAAGTACGACAGGAGTCAGAAATACCTCTGATTCTTATGACCTATTACAACTTACTTCTCGCCTATGGACTGGAAGAATTTGCTCGAGATGGTGCTAAAGCGGGTGTTGATGGCGTCATCATTGCCGATCTTCCTGTAGAAGAAGGCGATGAATTGCGTGAAGTATTAGATCCACAAGGGCTGGCTCTTGTGCCTCTTGTGGCACCAACATCAACACAAGAACGCTTGCAACGTATTGCAGAACATGCCCGTGGCTTTATTTACTGCGTTTCTTTAACGGGTGTTACAGGAGAAAGGCAAGAATTGCCGCCCGATGGCGAGAAGCTGCTTCAACGAATGAGAGAAGTGACCGATCTACCGCTGGCTCTTGGTTTTGGCATCTCGAAAGCGGAGCAAATTCCTTATATGGCAGAAAAAGCCGATGCTGTTATTGTTGGTAGTGCCATTGTAAAAGTAATTGCCCAGAATCTGAATGAAAGAGAAAAGCTGGTACCCCAGGTGGCTTCTTTGGTACGGCAAATGGTGCAGGCTTTGCCACAAAAATTGACAATTAAATAATTCAATCATTGTCAGCCGGTGGAGGCTGTGATATAGTTTATTTTGTAGGACCTTGCCAGAGCAAGGTGTGTAGTATGGGTAGTAGGCATGGAGTTTTGATTTTTTTGGATTCCCAATGTTGTAGGATGGTAGCACGGTAGGAGCCATGAAGATTTTTTAGGCACTCCACCTGTTCTGTTGGAGTGTCTTTTTGTCTCTTTATGAGAAATACCGATTGCCAAACCTTCCGAACGGAAAGATTAAAAGCAAAGAAAAGGGAGGCGTGGATAATGATCATTGTGATGAACCGAGGGGCATCGGATGAAGCCATCGATGCGGTCTGCGAAAGGTTACAGAAAGAAGGATTTGTGATTCATCTATCTAAAGGTGTGGAGAGAACCATTATTGGAGCGGTCGGTGATAAGACGCGCATTGATCGATCTAACTTGGAGGCATTGCCTGGTGTGGAGAAAATTGTCCCGATTTTACAACCCTTTAAGTTAGCGGGAAGAGATTTCCGTCAAGAAGACACAGTGATTCGAATTGGTGATGTAGAAATAGGTGGCGATCAGGTTCAGATTTTTGCTGGTCCTTGCGCCGTCGAGAGCTGGGAGCAATTGATTGAGTCGGCTCGAGCTGTCAAAGCGGCTGGTGCTAAAATTTTACGAGGCGGTGCTTTTAAGCCTCGCACATCACCCTATGCTTTTCAAGGTCTCGAAGAAAAAGGCTTGCAGCTACTAGCACAGGCTCGAGAAGAGACGGGTCTGTTAATTACGACAGAAGTAATGGATCCACGTAGCATCGAAGTAATTGCTCATTACAGTGACATATTGCAAGTCGGCGCTCGCAATATGCAGAACTTTTTCCTGCTCAAAGAGCTATCGAGAGTCAACAAACCGATTTTACTAAAACGAGGCTTATCTTCGACCATAGAAGAATGGTTGATGGCAGCAGAATACTTAATGGCTGGTGGCAACCACCAGGTGATTCTTTGTGAACGAGGCATTCGTACCTTTGAGACATACACTCGCAACACGCTGGATTTAAGTGCCATCCCCATAGTAAAGCAAATGAGCCATCTACCGGTAATTGTTGATCCCAGTCATGGCACAGGGAAGTGGCAACTTGTTCGTCCTATGTCCAAAGCAGCTCTCGCCGCCGGTGCCGATGGGATTATGATCGAAGTTCATCCTAACCCCAGTGAAGCTTTGTGCGATGGACCGCAGTCCTTAACACCTACCAATTTCGAAGCTTTGATGGAAGAATTGCGTACAATGACTCGAATGATGGGGAAGACTTTATAATAATTGAGAAGCAGCAAAAGGTTTTGGAGGTTATATGAAAGAAAAAACCGTTAGAGCCGGTTATTTAGGACCTGAGGGAACCTTCAGTGAAGAGGCCGCTCAGGTCTTTTTTTCTGATCAAGAACAACAGGTTTCTCTATCTCCCTACCCATCCATTACGTCTCTTTATGATGCTTTAGGAACCCGGGAGATTGAGTCGCTGTATTGCCCGTGGAAAACTCCATTGAAGGAACCGTAAATCAAACGCTTGACGAATTGATTGAAAATCCCTCCTTGTTAATCAGTGGTGAAATAATTGTGTCGATTCACCATTGCTTACTTGTTGCACCTGATTGTGACTGGCGACAGGTAGAAAAAGTTTTTT containing:
- a CDS encoding S41 family peptidase, giving the protein MKGTVIFTFLFLVFLTFIPVQAYHQSSQNQLAEIVLSEAVEVQEAIVASEREDTDALLEEVRQLLQYHHIDQPGAAILQHNSIDEILEALGDPYTSYLTPEEEQALLDSLNLNYAGIGMVITQIDDYPVVDRVFPDSPAEKSGIGKGDTILQVDDLLTKGVTTDLVASQVRGPEGTSVTMRLNNSRTGEPYELTMTRERISIPQAEGEIVGESIGYIRLYSFGEQAGEDFANVYNDLIEQGMEKLLLDLRGNGGGSMTAAQSIGDFLLPEGTLYYLIYNDGDKSIFRTEGSETILPMAVLIDHHTASAAELLSAALQERSQALLIGSNSFGKGSVQSLFPLESGGVLKATIARYQSPQGRMIDQVGLAPDLPVSTRSLQLLRAKEVLEPPTQRELRLYLDRPEAVLSGKEFFIEQAPMIREDRAYLPLRFLIEALGGVASHDEDREEALVLFQGRSLTLSLQSLPVQEDRAFAPLRLISEELGYQVEYKEENREIVVILP
- a CDS encoding PAS domain-containing sensor histidine kinase; the protein is MKYKELSEDTERLLNNLIDCFAIYQALLDEKGDPEDFTVVYLNRAALQFIRRGKEDIIGRKLSDLIPNFRRSRMFVLLCDVVKKNRPTEMDCFESLNFAHERKLAQVRISYYKEKTVAVSWRDQSQQIEMEESFYQCEERFHKIFNASPIPMMIFDFATEAIINVNQSFLQIAEYDREEVVGRTTKNILLYDRMEDRSKIYKQIGERGSIRNYQLNFRTRTNRLWVGLFSAELITINKKPCLLVQINDITDKKKLENELIRLERLNLVGQLAAGIGHEIRNPLTSVRGFLQLLQGKKELEHYDNYFDLMIDELDRANQIITDYLSLSTIKHDRREEKELHSIVLALHPLIQAEALNANKHVRFDVQEIPISLYIDEQEIKQLLLNMVRNGFEAMSDGQTLSIRTYMSGDEVILAIQDEGKGIDVDILSKLGTPFMTSKEAGTGLGLAICYNLAARNNATIHVETSDKGTTFYILFKN
- a CDS encoding phosphoribosylanthranilate isomerase; the protein is MARVKICGIGTYEDAMVAIESGAHAIAFNFVRASKRYINPEKARDIILQLPPFVSIVGVFADEPRYSVEEIASLCRLQVLQFHGQESPEYCRRWSYHTIKAFRLADAKNDIAKQEQSNALFSSWTALLEESQQYDVDAFLVDAYSPGALGGTGKAFDWSKIDGPLSKPFVLAGGLNPDNVAEAVRIVKPYGVDVASGVEVGGRKDPAKAKAFINAVHKGISLYGVSI
- the trpA gene encoding tryptophan synthase subunit alpha; its protein translation is MVEEMKKGTYKALRGTQKIEATFEALRKKGSKAFIPYITAGDPDIATTKELVLALENEGAHIIELGVPFSDPVADGPIIQEATARSLAAGTTLASVLDLVKQVRQESEIPLILMTYYNLLLAYGLEEFARDGAKAGVDGVIIADLPVEEGDELREVLDPQGLALVPLVAPTSTQERLQRIAEHARGFIYCVSLTGVTGERQELPPDGEKLLQRMREVTDLPLALGFGISKAEQIPYMAEKADAVIVGSAIVKVIAQNLNEREKLVPQVASLVRQMVQALPQKLTIK
- the trpC gene encoding indole-3-glycerol phosphate synthase TrpC codes for the protein MAQPQVTLEGFLQRVWDCKQKELAEAKAKVSFKDLENEVVNVPAPLDLAQALRNKGNPMKVIAEIKRASPSKGLLHGSLQAPVMAKTYEQAGAAAISVLTEEKYFQGSLQDLRDVRNQVNIPLLRKDFLSDPYQIVEARVAGADAVLLIAAFLGPALLTEMVQAALHYKVQPLIEIHDSHEIAWVNEAITSGQKTDRQWQPIVGINARNLQSLVVDKEQVLELGKQLPQDLIKVAESGLKEPEEVLKAKQAGFDAILVGEALVTADYAGTALRNLVSLT
- the trpB gene encoding tryptophan synthase subunit beta; this translates as MSTTIKAGRFGYFGGSYVPETLKPALEELAQAYEQYSQDEEFQNEFISYLNDYAGRPSLLYKANRLSERLGGATIYLKREDLNHTGSHKINNVLGQALLAYKMGKKRVIAETGAGQHGVATATACALFGLSCEVYMGAEDVKRQALNVLRMELLGAKVIAVDKGTATLKDAINEALRDWVTNVDSTYYCFGTAAGPHPYPSIVRDFQSIIGKEARKQSLQAEGRLPDAVIACIGGGSNAMGIFSGFIDDQEVPLIGVEAGGTGMEQGKHAASLVAGKPGVLHGARSYLLQDQYGQVLSTHSIAAGLDYPSVGPQLAYLKDCGRANFEVITDREALDAFALLASTEGILPALESSHAVAQAIKVAPAMRKDQFIIVNLSGRGDKDVHTLAEEMGKKW
- the pabA gene encoding aminodeoxychorismate/anthranilate synthase component II, whose translation is MIVMIDNYDSFTYNLVQYLGELGEQIQVFRNDHVEIAEIEKLQPQHIVISPGPCTPNEAGISMDVIRHFAGSIPILGVCLGHQSIGQVFGGRVIRASRLMHGKTSPISHDGKTIFENLPDPFTATRYHSLVVEQATLPDCLEVSARSDDGEIMGLRHKEFCVEGVQFHPESILTDNGKGLLKNFLNLR
- the trpE gene encoding anthranilate synthase component I, whose protein sequence is MNGIIGCQDFMEQSKKYRYIPMHSTFSADLDTPITFFHKLTGHGLGYLLESVERGTVLGRYSFVGAEPMAFFTWPVDDNKGKEACTEKRDPLLALRHWLEQLQVAPLSTEGELPRFYGGAVGYFAYDLIRYYERLPERAVDDRSLPEASLMVTRYTLVIDHLRHKATLVYLAEAGDEEAYHFALEQLQEKLHLLKAQLEPSSFEKALLEKQGQTFAGKAEVTSTFNQETFCRAVDKCKEYIAAGDVFQVVLSQRFSRPLRVHPFNIYRSLRSLNPSPYLFYLNLPGLTLAGSSPELLVRAEGNHLETHPIAGTRRRGKDEAADRELAEDLLSDPKERAEHLMLVDLGRNDIGRVSRTGTVKVDRFMEVEKYSHVIHLVSKVTGEIAEDKTGLDALASVMPAGTLSGAPKVRAMEIIDELEPVRRGPYGGAVGYLGFDGNLDSCITIRTMVMHNNQVDIQVGAGVVADSVPILEYEETMNKARALFEAIDRAEGEFL
- the trpD gene encoding anthranilate phosphoribosyltransferase produces the protein MSHLQEDIARESLLTLLDGELLGEKRAESLMNAVMEGKVPPIQLAGILVALRFMGEREEELTGLARAMRNRVYREMTPFVPANYHEIKDSVVDTCGTGGDGAGTFNISTATAMVVAAAGVPVAKHGNRAVSGKAGSADVLEALGLAVDCSPEKSFQCLMKTGFGFFFAPQCHRAMAHAGPVRRELGVPTLFNLLGPLTNPAGAKRQLVGVNRPERVELMARVLRGLGVTKACVVHGHGGLDELTLTGPSQVAFLKEGEIENTLIDPKDYGFSYCHIEEVTGGTKEENAAILEKIFYGEKGPQRDIVVLNAGATFYVADIVSDLREGIALAEVTIDSGNVIALLQKIRTFMQ